In one Pseudomonas sp. 31-12 genomic region, the following are encoded:
- a CDS encoding PqiB family protein, with translation MTDLPTAKTRPASNWSAIWVLPLIALIIGGWLGWRAYSETGIEIQVRFESGEGIQANKTEVVYKGMSVGKVKTLKLDDEGSSKGVIATVEMNKDVEQYLKTSTRFWLVKPSVTLAGITGLETLVSGNYVAISPGEGEPTRKFKALAEEPPLSDSQPGLHLTIKADRLGSLNRGSPVFYKQIKVGQVKSYLLSEDQSTVELKVFIEPTYANLVRKHTRFWNASGISIDANLSGVKVRSESLASIVAGGMAFATPENRKDSPPTDPSLPFRLYEDFDAAAAGIRVKVKLSDFEGLQAGRTPVMYKGIQVGNLKALKVDADLNAATAELTLDPLAEDYLVEGTQFWVVKPSISLAGITGLEALVKGNYIAVRPGDKGAAPQREFVARPKAPPLDLRSPGLHLVLFTENLGSLEVGSPILYKQVKVGSVQSYQFSKKKKQLVIGVHIEKEYEGLVNASTRFWNASGITLTGGLTGGIQVKSESLQSLMAGGIAFETPEAKAPLQKRIPRFRLFANHEEANQKGTVVTIKVDRADGLHSGTPVRFKGLDVGKIEDVDLSDDLQSVMLTARITEVPERIARVGSQFWVVKPELGLIKTSNLETLVTGQYIEVQPAPKNLGPQKNFVALATPPESAKQEAGLSLVLSAARRGSLKTGVPVTYREVTVGKVTGYELGQTADRVLVHILIEPKYAPLVRSGTRFWNTSGFGFDYGLFKGATVRTESLETLIQGGIAFATPDGDRMGSPARPEQTFPLFDKFEDEWLTWAPKISLGK, from the coding sequence ATGACTGATTTGCCTACAGCTAAAACCCGACCGGCCTCGAACTGGTCTGCCATCTGGGTGTTGCCCCTGATCGCCTTGATCATCGGCGGCTGGCTCGGCTGGCGTGCCTACAGCGAAACCGGCATCGAGATTCAGGTGCGTTTCGAAAGCGGTGAAGGCATTCAGGCCAACAAGACTGAAGTCGTCTACAAAGGCATGTCAGTCGGCAAGGTGAAAACCCTCAAGCTCGATGATGAAGGCAGCTCCAAAGGGGTGATCGCCACCGTAGAGATGAACAAGGACGTGGAGCAATACCTCAAGACCAGCACCCGCTTCTGGCTGGTCAAACCCAGCGTGACCCTGGCTGGTATCACCGGGCTGGAAACGCTGGTGTCCGGCAACTACGTGGCCATCAGCCCGGGCGAGGGCGAGCCGACCCGCAAGTTCAAGGCCCTGGCCGAAGAGCCCCCGCTGTCAGACTCCCAACCCGGTCTGCACCTCACCATCAAGGCTGATCGTCTCGGTTCACTGAACCGTGGCAGCCCGGTGTTCTACAAGCAGATCAAAGTTGGCCAGGTCAAAAGCTACTTGCTGTCGGAAGACCAAAGCACTGTCGAACTCAAAGTCTTCATTGAGCCCACCTACGCCAATCTGGTGCGCAAACACACGCGTTTCTGGAACGCCAGCGGCATCAGCATCGACGCCAACCTGTCGGGTGTGAAAGTGCGCAGCGAATCGCTCGCCAGCATCGTCGCAGGAGGTATGGCGTTCGCCACGCCGGAGAACCGCAAGGACAGCCCGCCCACCGATCCGAGCCTGCCATTCCGTCTCTACGAGGATTTCGATGCCGCCGCTGCCGGTATTCGGGTAAAGGTCAAATTGAGCGATTTCGAAGGCCTGCAGGCCGGCCGTACACCGGTCATGTACAAAGGCATCCAGGTCGGCAACCTGAAAGCGCTGAAGGTCGATGCGGACCTGAATGCCGCCACTGCCGAATTGACCCTTGACCCACTGGCCGAGGATTATCTGGTCGAAGGCACTCAGTTCTGGGTAGTCAAACCGTCGATTTCCCTTGCCGGTATCACCGGTCTGGAGGCCTTGGTCAAAGGTAACTACATCGCTGTGCGACCGGGCGACAAAGGGGCTGCGCCGCAACGTGAGTTCGTTGCCAGGCCCAAGGCGCCGCCGCTGGACCTGCGTTCGCCCGGCCTGCACCTGGTGTTGTTCACCGAGAATCTGGGGTCGCTGGAAGTCGGCAGTCCGATTCTCTACAAGCAGGTCAAGGTCGGTTCGGTGCAGAGCTATCAGTTCTCCAAGAAGAAGAAGCAACTGGTGATCGGTGTCCACATCGAGAAAGAGTACGAAGGCCTGGTCAACGCGTCGACCCGCTTCTGGAACGCCAGCGGCATCACGCTCACAGGCGGATTGACTGGCGGAATCCAGGTCAAAAGCGAGTCGCTGCAAAGCCTGATGGCCGGCGGTATCGCTTTCGAAACCCCGGAAGCCAAGGCGCCGTTGCAGAAGCGCATTCCACGTTTTCGCCTGTTCGCCAACCATGAGGAGGCCAATCAGAAAGGCACCGTGGTCACCATCAAGGTTGATCGCGCCGATGGTTTGCACAGCGGCACCCCCGTGAGATTCAAAGGCCTGGACGTTGGCAAGATTGAAGACGTCGACCTCAGTGATGACCTGCAATCGGTGATGCTCACCGCACGAATCACCGAAGTGCCGGAGCGCATTGCCCGGGTCGGCAGCCAGTTTTGGGTGGTCAAGCCTGAGCTGGGCCTGATCAAGACTTCTAACCTGGAAACATTGGTCACCGGCCAATACATTGAAGTACAGCCCGCGCCGAAGAACCTCGGCCCGCAGAAGAACTTCGTCGCCCTGGCCACTCCACCGGAATCGGCCAAACAGGAAGCCGGTTTGAGTCTGGTTCTGAGCGCCGCTCGCCGTGGGTCCTTGAAAACCGGTGTGCCGGTGACGTACCGCGAGGTGACCGTGGGCAAAGTGACGGGCTATGAATTGGGCCAGACCGCTGATCGTGTGTTGGTACACATTCTGATCGAGCCGAAGTACGCGCCATTGGTGCGCAGCGGCACGCGTTTCTGGAACACCAGCGGTTTCGGTTTCGACTACGGCCTGTTCAAAGGCGCGACGGTAAGGACTGAATCCCTGGAGACGTTGATTCAGGGCGGTATCGCCTTTGCTACGCCGGACGGTGATCGCATGGGCAGCCCGGCACGGCCTGAGCAGACGTTCCCGTTGTTCGACAAGTTTGAAGATGAGTGGCTGACCTGGGCGCCGAAGATTTCACTCGGTAAATAG
- a CDS encoding paraquat-inducible protein A gives MRAIDAGILICTECHELNKQEADTDEQTCTRCGALVHARRPNSLVRTWALLITGAILYIPANVLPIMTVSSLGQGDPSTIMSGVIQLVQHGMIPIAAVVFIASILVPTFKLVGIALLLFSVQRRQPLSARQRIWMYRFIEFIGRWSMLDIFVIAILVAVVNFGRLASVEANLGAIAFASVVILTMLAAVTFDPRLIWDNTESDDDHD, from the coding sequence ATGCGGGCGATTGATGCAGGCATTCTGATTTGCACCGAATGCCATGAATTGAACAAGCAGGAAGCCGACACCGACGAGCAGACCTGCACCCGTTGCGGTGCGCTGGTGCACGCCCGTCGTCCGAACAGTCTGGTGCGTACCTGGGCGCTGCTGATAACCGGCGCGATTCTCTATATCCCGGCCAATGTGCTGCCGATCATGACCGTCAGCTCATTGGGGCAGGGCGATCCGAGTACGATCATGTCCGGTGTCATCCAGCTGGTTCAGCACGGCATGATTCCCATCGCCGCCGTAGTTTTTATCGCCAGTATTCTGGTACCAACGTTCAAACTGGTAGGCATCGCGCTGCTGCTGTTTTCAGTGCAACGTCGCCAGCCACTCTCGGCACGCCAGCGAATCTGGATGTACCGCTTTATCGAGTTCATCGGCCGCTGGTCGATGCTGGACATCTTTGTGATCGCCATCCTGGTGGCGGTCGTGAATTTCGGACGGCTCGCCAGCGTCGAAGCCAATCTTGGCGCCATCGCTTTCGCCAGTGTGGTGATTCTGACGATGCTTGCCGCAGTTACTTTCGATCCCCGACTGATTTGGGATAACACGGAGTCGGACGACGACCATGACTGA
- a CDS encoding paraquat-inducible protein A, producing MPDPVDAPGLSELPLDDLVACHECDLLMRKPQLAHGEKALCPRCGYELYAHRHNVVQRSLALVIAALLLYIPANFLPIMQLNLLGQSSQDTVWTGVVGLFDTGMQGVSVIVFLCSMGIPLLKLLCQLAVLLTIRFDIGRSYGLLLYRIYHHLRDWGMLEVYLMGVLVAIVKLADMAAITVGLGLACFISLLLVQVWLEVVMSPHQIWQALSGEDAHAGD from the coding sequence ATGCCAGATCCGGTTGACGCCCCTGGGCTGTCAGAATTACCGCTGGACGACTTGGTGGCGTGCCATGAGTGTGACTTGCTCATGCGCAAGCCCCAACTCGCCCATGGCGAGAAAGCCTTATGCCCACGCTGTGGTTACGAGCTCTACGCCCATCGCCATAACGTGGTGCAGCGCAGTCTCGCGTTGGTCATCGCCGCTTTGCTGTTGTACATCCCTGCGAACTTTTTACCCATCATGCAGCTCAATCTACTCGGGCAATCGTCGCAAGACACCGTCTGGACCGGCGTTGTCGGCTTGTTCGATACCGGCATGCAAGGCGTCTCGGTGATTGTGTTCCTGTGCAGCATGGGAATTCCGCTGCTCAAGCTGCTCTGCCAATTGGCCGTGCTGTTGACCATCCGCTTTGATATCGGACGCAGCTACGGCTTGTTGCTCTACCGCATTTACCACCATCTACGGGACTGGGGGATGCTCGAGGTTTACCTCATGGGCGTACTGGTAGCGATCGTCAAGCTGGCAGATATGGCGGCCATTACCGTAGGCCTTGGTTTGGCGTGTTTCATCAGTTTGTTGTTGGTCCAGGTCTGGTTGGAGGTTGTGATGTCACCTCATCAGATCTGGCAGGCTTTGTCAGGAGAGGATGCCCATGCGGGCGATTGA